One genomic window of Cercospora beticola chromosome 5, complete sequence includes the following:
- the TIF34 gene encoding translation initiation factor eIF3 subunit (BUSCO:EOG09262W7C) encodes MRPILLQGHERALTQVKYSKEGDLIFSVSKDHVVCAWYSTNGERFGVYKGHQGALWTVDVDPTTTLLASGGADNTIRLWEVRTGRLLKTWEFGTAIKRVEFNEDGTQLLGVTEKRQGQLSSIVVYDINQDPEGEQVNEYSMRIVVDDIPKVTVAGFSYLTKFIIAGHEDGSVTQYDAKDGSELSHTFPHEENSLVTDLQWSSDRTYFITSSKDKTAKLIDAKTLDVLKTYVADTPLNSAAMTPEPTNYVILGGGQAAMDVTTTSARQGKFEARFYHKIFEEEVGRVRGHFGPLNYVAVDPTGKSYCSGGEDGYVRVHHFDPPFFEFKFEVERELEREGRI; translated from the exons ATGAGACCCATTCTGCTGCAAGGTCACGAGC GTGCGCTCACCCAGGTCAAATACTCGAAAGAAGGCGATCTCATCTTTTCCGTCTCCAAAGATCACGTTGTGTGCGCGTGGTACAGCACCAACGGCGAGCGCTTCGGTGTCTACAAAGGGCATCAGGGTGCCCTCTGGACTGTCGATGTCGACCCAACAACCACACTCCTCGCTTCTGGAGGCGCAGACAATACGATTCGATTATGGGAGGTGCGAACGGGTAGACTGCTGAAGACGTGGGAATTCGGAACGGCCATCAAGCGCGTGGAGTTCAACGAGGATGGCACACAATTGCTGGGAGTGACGGAGAAGCGACAAGGACAACTGAGCTCGATTGTCGTATACGACATCAACCAGGACCCGGAGGGCGAGCAGGTCAACGAGTACAGCATGCGCATTGTTGTCGATGACATTCCCAAGGTCACCGTGGCCGGTTTCTCCTACTTGACCAAGTTTATCATCGCTGGCCACGAGGACGGCAGCGTGACACAATACGACGCCAAAGACGGCTCCGAGCTGAGCCACACCTTCCCACACGAAGAGAACTCGCTGGTCACGGATCTGCAGTGGAGCTCGGACCGCACATACTTCATCACCTCGTCCAAGGACAAGACCGCGAAACTTATCGATGCGAAGACACTCGATGTCCTCAAGACATACGTCGCCGATACGCCTCTGAACAGCGCCGCCATGACACCCGAGCCGACGAACTATGTCATTCTAGGAGGTGGTCAAGCAGCCATGGATGTCACAACCACTTCCGCACGACAAGGAAAGTTCGAGGCGCGGTTCTACCACAAGATTTTCGAAGAGGAGGTTGGGAGAGTGAGAGGCCACTTCGGTCCTCTCAACTACGTTGCTGTGGACCCAACTGGAAAGTCATACTGCAgtggtggtgaggatggATACGTGCGTGTTCATCACTTCGACCCGCCGTTCTTTGAGTTCAAGTTTGAGGTTGAGCGGGAGCTCGAGCGTGAGGGAAGGATTTGA